In Chromatiales bacterium 21-64-14, the genomic window TGGGGTTGGGGGCAAATGGAATGGCCACGACATGCAGGTTGTCCGGCGGTTGCCCCAGGATATAGAGATCGTCCTGATTGTGGGCGAGCCGGTCGAGCATCGCCTTGCGGTTGCCGACGAACAGAGATACCTCGATCCCTGGATGCTGGGCGCTCAGCTGCCCGAGCAGCTGCGGGACGAAATACTTTGCGGTGGTGAGGATGGAAACGCTGAGTGAGCCTTTCTCAAGGCCTTGTAGGGCGGCCAGCTCCTGGGCGAGTCGTTCCATGCAGATCGACACGTCCCGACACGCCGACGCCATGACCTTCCCGGCCGGGGTGAGGTAGAGCTTCTTCCCGACTTGTTCGATCAGCGGCTGGCCAGCGGCTTCCGCAAGCTGTTTGACCTGGATGGAGACGGCGGGCGGCGTGAGATGAAGCGCCTCTGCAGTGCGCGTGATGCCCATGTGGTGCGCAAGGGCATCGAAGATTCTCAGTTGATGGAGCGTTGCGCGGCGGATTGGC contains:
- a CDS encoding LysR family transcriptional regulator, which produces MPIRRATLHQLRIFDALAHHMGITRTAEALHLTPPAVSIQVKQLAEAAGQPLIEQVGKKLYLTPAGKVMASACRDVSICMERLAQELAALQGLEKGSLSVSILTTAKYFVPQLLGQLSAQHPGIEVSLFVGNRKAMLDRLAHNQDDLYILGQPPDNLHVVAIPFAPNPMVAIAHPDHPLVGKKAISAKRLAQEPFIAREPGSGTRLGCEAFFQRHGTAPRTRMELGSNEAIKQTVASKLGISILAKITAEAELARGDLALLDVQGLPLERQWYLVYPEHKLLSPAAQAFKEFLMSRHTGETSNRKA